Genomic DNA from Gemmatimonadota bacterium:
CGGGACCGACTCCCGCCGGATCGCGCAGCCCCATGGACGCGTCCACGCTGTGGAAGGCCCCCGTGGGGGACCAGGTGCTGGCTGACGTGAACGGGGAGCTCTACACGGTCGTGCTGCCACGCGTGGGGGCCGATACCCTGACCATCTCGGTCTCCGATCCGACGTCGGCGGCGTTCCCCGCCCGCCGGCTGACCGAGATGCGCGGGGAGTTCCCGCGCTGGAGCAGCGACGGCCGGGCGGTCCACTACTCCCTGGGCAACGCCCACTTCGTCTATGACCTGGAGGGTGCCCGGGCGTTCGACGACAGTGTGCGTGCCGCGGCGAGGAATGCTCCGGACTCCACACGCGCCGGCGGCGAGGCACGCTACGCGCCCCGTGAGCAGCGGATCGAGATCCAGGCCCAGCGGGACCTCCCCAGCGGCACCGCTGTGCTGCGGGGCGCACGGGTGATCACCATGCGCGGCGATGAGGTGATCGAGAGCGCCGACGTCGTGGTGCGCGGCAACCGCATCGCTGCCGTGGGCGCCCGCGGATCTGTGTCCGTACCGTCGGATGCGGAAGTGATCGACGTCAGCGGAAAGACGATCATTCCCGGACTGGTGGACGCCCACGCGCACATGTGGCCTACCTGGGGCGTGCACCGTACGGATCAGTGGATCTATGAAGCCAACCTGGCCTACGGCGTGACCACGACGCGGGACCCTCAGACCTCCACCAGCGACGTGTTGACCTACGCCGACCTGGTCCAAGTCGGGGCCGTGGTGGGGCCGCGCATCTACTCGACCGGTCCCGGCGTCTTCTGGCAGGAGAGCGTTCGTGACCTGGAGCACGCGCGGACGATCCTGCGGCGCTACAGTGACTACTACGACACCAAGACCATCAAGATGTACGTGGCGGGGAACCGGCAGCAGCGCCAGTGGATCATCATGGCCGCCCGCGAGCAGGGCCTCATGCCCACCACGGAAGGCTCCCTGAACATCAAGCAGAATCTGACCGAGACCATCGACGGCTATCCCGGTCTCGAACACTCACTTCCCATCTACCCTTTGTATGGCGATGTGGTGAAGCTCTTCGTAGAGTCGCGGCGTGTCTACACGCCTACGTTGCTGGTGTCCTACGGCGGCCCTTGGGCGGAGAACTTCTTCTACGAGACGGAAGAGGTGCACGACGATGCCAAGCTGAGGCACTTCACGCCGCACGAGGAGGTCGATCGGGTAGCATTGCGCAGACCGCAGTGGTTCCGGGAGGAGCAGCACGTGTTCGAGGATCACGCACGCTTCGTGGCCGACTTGGTGCACGCCGGGGGGCGTGCGGGAATCGGGAGCCACGGCCAGCTCCAGGGGCTGGGCTACCAGTGGGAGCTGTGGGCCATCCAGTCCGGGGGCCTCACGCAGCACGAGGCCCTGCGCGTGGCCACTCTGTTCGGGGCTCAGGCGATCGGCTTGGACGGAGACGTCGGGTCGATCGAGAGCGGGAAGCTTGCGGACCTGGTGATCCTGGACGCCAACCCGCTGGACGATATTCGCAACTCCAACACTGTGCATCGGGTCATGAAGAATGGCCGGCTCTATGACGGAGATACCCTCGACGAGGTGTATCCCCGGCAGCGGTCCCTGGCGCGGTCCTGGTGGATGGACCGCGAACCGGTGGGTGTGCCGGGGCTGACACGACGCTGAACCGACAGCAACTCCCTGGGAATCGGACGCACGCGCGCTATCGCGTTGGCCGTCTCGAGCGGTGGGGCGATGTGTCTGACAGCGTGCACC
This window encodes:
- a CDS encoding amidohydrolase family protein, with protein sequence MDHRQAIPLLLCLLAPLAHRNGLAAQVADPAVIARHDSTAKRSLPLEQGRTVSIDLSEGSWMSVDVSPDGRLLVFDYLGDLFTLPIEGGTATQLTAGMAFDAQPRFSPDGSRIVFTSDRDGGQNIWVQSLDGRDTVQISKGKANRAESPEWTPDGRYVVASVGDFRGSRQPTLKLFHVEGGSGSYLIEGSSPRKGIGAAFGPDGRWVWYAERTGASDWTYNAQLPQYQLRVYDRDTGHVYTRTTRYGSGLRPTLSPDGRWLVYGTRHEDQTGLVLRDLGSGDERWLAYPVQHDDQESRATLDLLPGMTFTPDSRAVIASYSGKLWRLPVEDGAATEIPFRVRFDLALGPEVDFDYPIEDTPTFTVRQIRDLVPSPDGTRLAFTALDQLWVSNGDGSAPRRIAQQSVSQHQPVWSPDGSWIAYVTWSGQEGHIMRARADGRGQPEQLTRQGGLYLTPAWSPDGARIVALRGAARSFLESSSPGATGGADELVWIPAVGGDASLIAPAEGRSDPHFTAEGDRIWLTGRGGTLLSLRWDGTDEKVHLKVTGPTPAGSRSPMDASTLWKAPVGDQVLADVNGELYTVVLPRVGADTLTISVSDPTSAAFPARRLTEMRGEFPRWSSDGRAVHYSLGNAHFVYDLEGARAFDDSVRAAARNAPDSTRAGGEARYAPREQRIEIQAQRDLPSGTAVLRGARVITMRGDEVIESADVVVRGNRIAAVGARGSVSVPSDAEVIDVSGKTIIPGLVDAHAHMWPTWGVHRTDQWIYEANLAYGVTTTRDPQTSTSDVLTYADLVQVGAVVGPRIYSTGPGVFWQESVRDLEHARTILRRYSDYYDTKTIKMYVAGNRQQRQWIIMAAREQGLMPTTEGSLNIKQNLTETIDGYPGLEHSLPIYPLYGDVVKLFVESRRVYTPTLLVSYGGPWAENFFYETEEVHDDAKLRHFTPHEEVDRVALRRPQWFREEQHVFEDHARFVADLVHAGGRAGIGSHGQLQGLGYQWELWAIQSGGLTQHEALRVATLFGAQAIGLDGDVGSIESGKLADLVILDANPLDDIRNSNTVHRVMKNGRLYDGDTLDEVYPRQRSLARSWWMDREPVGVPGLTRR